One genomic segment of Deltaproteobacteria bacterium includes these proteins:
- a CDS encoding thiolase family protein encodes MSKRVAIVGYKQTKHTFDSPVSRERMVYELVKSLYSDMGITKDDMDTFIIASNDFTDGRTISEVYIVPRIGAYMKDESKVESDGLNAALYAYMRILSGLYDTALVIGFSMSGSEFRVPLIHSYVMDPVYERPRGLINFYSIAALQANAYMQKYGFTEDNLAKLTVKNLKNANNNPYAARKEAKPTMEGVLNSKLLYSPIRQAHVSAYADGACAVILTSEKSAKKFTDKPIWITGVGYYMDNYYIGERNLIKMDSLRAAGQKAYKMAGIKNPKKEIDLAELHTNFASEEPIFAEALGLFKEGSGKDVVKNGESKIDGALPVNPSGGPLGANPINATGLIRLADACAQLNEEAGKNQVKGAKTALVHGQDGPGAQQNAVFVVRREK; translated from the coding sequence ATGAGTAAAAGGGTTGCGATAGTCGGTTATAAGCAGACAAAACATACTTTTGATAGTCCTGTTAGCAGAGAAAGGATGGTTTATGAACTCGTAAAATCGCTGTACAGCGATATGGGCATAACAAAGGATGATATGGATACATTCATCATTGCCAGTAATGATTTTACGGACGGCAGAACGATTTCAGAGGTATACATAGTTCCGAGAATAGGGGCGTATATGAAAGACGAGTCAAAGGTCGAATCGGATGGTCTCAATGCCGCATTATACGCTTATATGAGAATACTTTCAGGGCTTTATGATACGGCACTTGTTATAGGATTCAGCATGTCCGGCTCTGAATTCAGAGTACCTTTAATCCACTCTTATGTGATGGACCCTGTCTATGAAAGGCCAAGGGGGCTGATCAATTTTTATTCAATAGCAGCACTTCAGGCTAATGCGTACATGCAAAAATATGGTTTTACAGAAGACAACCTCGCAAAGCTGACAGTCAAGAACCTTAAGAATGCAAACAATAACCCTTATGCTGCAAGAAAAGAGGCAAAGCCAACTATGGAAGGAGTGCTAAATTCTAAACTGCTCTATTCCCCAATAAGGCAGGCACATGTTTCTGCATATGCAGATGGCGCGTGTGCTGTTATCTTAACCTCTGAGAAGTCTGCAAAAAAATTCACCGACAAACCGATATGGATAACGGGTGTAGGATACTACATGGATAACTATTACATTGGTGAAAGGAATCTGATAAAGATGGACAGCCTTAGGGCCGCTGGGCAGAAGGCGTACAAGATGGCAGGCATAAAGAATCCAAAAAAAGAGATCGACCTGGCTGAACTCCACACGAACTTTGCATCGGAAGAGCCTATATTTGCAGAAGCGCTCGGTCTATTTAAAGAAGGCAGCGGTAAGGATGTTGTAAAGAATGGAGAGAGCAAGATTGATGGCGCGCTCCCTGTAAATCCCTCGGGCGGGCCTCTCGGTGCTAATCCAATCAATGCAACAGGACTTATAAGGCTTGCTGATGCATGTGCACAGCTTAATGAAGAGGCTGGAAAGAATCAGGTAAAAGGCGCTAAAACTGCACTGGTTCATGGTCAGGATGGGCCCGGTGCACAACAGAATGCCGTTTTTGTAGTAAGGAGGGAAAAATGA